In one Coregonus clupeaformis isolate EN_2021a unplaced genomic scaffold, ASM2061545v1 scaf0707, whole genome shotgun sequence genomic region, the following are encoded:
- the LOC121558824 gene encoding sialic acid-binding Ig-like lectin 5, whose amino-acid sequence MWVLIWAALLLSLTERATCKPLTQKPSVLTPPLTEGEPATLTCTTPGICSGTPPNITWRWRGTGDNITELRDNTTIQKREDLTSITTSHFSTLTFTPSAEHHNMKVTCQVTFQKKRQIEETVTLNVTYVKDPQITGNKTVKEDGTLGLTCSVDSYPPSDITWSKNGTSAPLQNYTGNATLTISNVTREHAGEYVCTAQHLNRTMTASTVVTVMYHPVILPGSGCVDQAEVMTCVCVSQGVPLPLIEWPLLVLNTENTTSVLGSSVNSTLSLPVRNHNNTTVECVSRNVVGVVREKLQVTQHKSQENQREKERDGIIAMLSDRKLIIAFVIGAALSATICCIFLCLTGKCKRQKERIPKDSDSKSPFMNLEMVACEDQQMDAGQAVGGEQTPLQGVLREGAENGGPQTSGAVGKYATGEEPNEVDYVSINYSLLKKKTPEESEKKTTPTESEYAKIKREKKKEGDEDGGEGSGVMEEEKEKENSKPAAETDEDTALYSNVKAIMGGE is encoded by the exons ATGTGGGTCCTCATCTGGGCagctctacttctctccctgacagaGAGAGCCACATGCAAAC CTCTGACCCAGAAGCCCTCAGTGTTGACTCCTCCtctgacagagggagaaccagCCACTCTGACCTGCACCACCCCGGGGATCTGCTCTGGAACGCCTCCTAACATCacatggagatggagagggacaggagacAACATCACCGAGCTCAGAGATAATACCACCATACAGAAGAGAGAGGACCTGACTAGCATCACAACATCCCACTTCTCAACTTTGACCTTTACCCCCTCAGCTGAGCACCACAACATGAAGGTTACGTGTCAAGTAACCTTTCAGAAAAAACGTCAAATTGAAGAGACAGTAACTTTGAATGTGACAT atgtgaaagacccCCAAATAACTGGAAATAAAACAGTGAAGGAGGATGGTACCCTGGGTCTGACCTGCAGTGTTGACAGTTACCCACCATCTGACATCACTTGGAGTAAGAACGGGACAAGTGCCCCACTTCAGAATTACACTGGAAATGCCACTCTCACCATCTCCAATGTGACAAGAGAACATGCTGGGGAGTATGTGTGTACAGCGCAACACCTCAACAGGACTATGACAGCTTCCACTGTTGTCACTGTGATGT ACCATCCTGTGATTCTTCCTGGCTCTGGGTGTGTGGATCAGGCAGAGGtcatgacctgtgtgtgtgtcagtcagggGGTTCCCTTACCCCTCATAGAGTGGCCGCTGTTGGTGCTCAACACAGAGAACACTACGTCAGTGTTGGGTTCCTCAGTGAACAGCACCCTCAGCCTGCCTGTTAGAAACCACAACAACACCACTGTGGAGTGTGTCAGCAGAAATGTGGTGGGTGTAGTGAGAGAGAAGTTGCAGGTCACCCAACATAAGAGCCAAGAAAATCAAAGAG AGAAGGAACGGGACGGCATTATAGCTATGCTGTCGGACCGAAAACTGATTATTGCGTTTGTGATTGGTGCAGCCCTCTCAGCCACCATCTGTTGTATCTTCCTGTGTTTGACAGGGAAATGTAAAAG ACAAAAAGAGAGGATCCCAAAGGATTCAGACTCCAAAAGCCCTTTCATGAACCTGGAGATGGTGGCATGTGAAGACCAACAG ATGGATGCAGGACAGGCTGTGGGGGGCGAACAGACCCCTCTGCAGGGGGTGCTGAGGGAGGGAGCTGAAAATGGAGGGCCCCAGACCAGTGGAGCCGTGGGAAAATATGCCACAGGGGAAGAACCAAATGAAGTGGACTACGTCAGTATCAACTACTCCCTACTGAAGAAGAAGACTCCTGAAGAGTCAGAGAAGAAGACCACCCCCACAGAGTCAGAGTACGCCAAAATCAAAcgagagaagaagaaagaaggggatgaagatggaggagaggggagtggagtgatggaggaggagaaagagaaagagaacagtAAGCCAGCAGCAGAGACAGATGAGGATACAGCGCTTTACTCCAACGTCAAGGCTATTATGGGCGGTGAGTGA